A window of Falco cherrug isolate bFalChe1 chromosome 14, bFalChe1.pri, whole genome shotgun sequence genomic DNA:
AGTGATCACAAGATCTCTTTGGATCCCTGGTGGTGTCCTCCCCTGGCACCTGAACCAGCCTGCCTGTACCATTCTCTgtcctttctctgctgtgtaTGACCTGCGCTGACAAGACTGTGGCACGAAAGTCTCTGCGGCCTTTCTTATTCTACAGGGTGTGGAACGTTACAGATAATTTCGGCTGGATGGCACCTTAACAGTtcatctgctcctgctgtgcacACTCTCACTGAACTCAGTCTGCTCTTTGAGATACCTTAATTGCTTGCTGTGGAAGCTGAAGGTGACACCATAAGCAAATCACCATAAATACATGCAAACCTCTCTTACAACAGCAAATCAGATGGTTGTAGATAGTGCACAGTGTGAATCAGCAAGAGCAGTTTTGCTCTAAATCTCATTCTCGCACATCTTCAGACTTTGTACAGAATCCCAGCAGATGCTTGGGAAGACAAGTATCTTAAGTTTATATGGGCATATATAAATCCCTGaattgctttttgctgtttataCTTTATAAACTAATACAGCAGTGaacaaactgcattttcagaacTGTGAACAAACTGCATTTCATATAAGTTATCCAGTTAAGGGCCAGACCTTGCATTTCTTACTCAAGAAGGATTAAATCAAAAGGCAAGTAGTCTGTGAAAAGGTGGTTTTATACACAGCTAGCTAACCTCTTGATAAATTATtctctcaaaggaaaaataaaggtttcCAGTAGATTTCTCAGTACTTGTTTTCAGAGCAACTTACACTGGCCCCTCTTAGAGGCTTTCTTCCTAAGTGAAGCTAAAGTTAAATGTCTAGTGAGACTGAGTTTCTAAGGATAATTTTCCTAAAATAGGATTAAGGCTCACCAACAGTGTAATGCAGGGCAGGTAATGTTGCTGCTGCTCGTGATTTAAACTGCTCTGTGGCTAAACTGTATTTTGGTTTCTACAGATAACAGTTCAATACCTCCGAGCTTCAAACTTGCTTCTGTAAGAGGTAAAAACCAGGTTATTTTGGtctctccatatttttttttctggaacaaaataaacaaCCCTCTCATCATCTGAGCAGAATAGTAACCAGTCCTGAAGCAGTTCTTCAGAGACTTGTGAGGATCATTccattacattttttccctccagattATTTCCAGGTTGTTTGTtatggttgggttttggtttttttttttttttttttgctttaagcaTGGGTGAAACATTAGGGGAGTCCTAGAAACTAATAGTCTGTGTGGTTGATCTGTCAACATCAACATCATGGCTAGTTACTGTGCAATGGACATTTTCTCCATATCcacaaaagtatttcttaaaagcaaatgtCAAACAAATGAAGAGCTCTGCTTGACAAATAACATTAATTTCAGTCTAGTATCTATGACATCTATTGCAGTTTGTTAATACCTTGAAAGCGTTCCCCTTGTATCTGAATAACAATTGCCCTGCTGTATCTCAATGACATTGATTAACAAGGCAGTTTGTAATTAGACCGGGTAATGTAATTCCTGGCCCTCTGTAAACATCTGGATTTGCAAATCTGCACTCCTAGCTTGGGAGCTTTCTGCCACACATCACTAATTATGCTGCGTTCTTATATATCAGTGCCTACATCCTCCTGCTGAGCATCTCTTCTTTGTTCCCAGTACGAGTCAGAGGCTGTTGTCAATACAGAGAAAATCAACATAACTGCCTAACGCTGCATGtgatatttaatgaaaatgaagtaatgTCTAATTTGCATGGCTGGTGTTAGTTCATTAAAGCCAGAACTGCTGAAGCTGAGTGCTACAGTGCTAGTCAAGTGCGCAAGACTGATTGTCCATGGCAACGATAGTGTCTGGCACAGAAAACTttgcatccctccctgcctgcctgcccgcctCCTGTGTGAGGAAGAGGGCTTCTGGTAAAAGTGGGAGACTTGTTCGTTTTTTCAGGCCCATctgttcttgttctttctgtgaGCTCTGTCCATCAGAGCCTGCGAAGCGGTCAAggcagctgggggaggaaggcCCACCCTGCCTCCTCGCAGGGGGGCCACCACACAGCATCCAGGACAACTTCCAGCTCGGAAAGGAAACCCCTCCTGGATTCAAAGCTACAAATAACAAGCTCCGTAGCACAAGAGGATTGACTCCTTGTCATGCACAAGAAGTGtcttaaaagagaaatatatgAGTAGTTTTTACATAAACAAGAGCCCTGTATGTTGAAGGACTACACAGTCAAGCACAGAACATacaagggcagagctgtgctcctTCAGCTCCCATCTCCCCATGTCACTTCACCAATGCTGACGAGGATGCAAAATGCTCATTTTTGCcgatttttatttgtttagcCTTACGAGCACCCCTTAGAAATACTTAGgaatatttattctattttttaaatagtttctgATTCTGACCTTGGACCCAGTTAAGAAGGCCAGCAGTGATAATACATAATACATCATAAGCGTAAGTCTTAAAAGTAAAACCTAACACGCCTTCTAGTTGTGGCTCCACCCACTCAGTTTATCTTATTTTCTACTTCTCAGAAGTgctgttttttctattttattatcACTCCAGCTCCTTTCTGACcactttccttcccctttaCCCAATTTGCCACTGCACTGTTTTCCAGTCTGCTTCACTGCTGAATGTCTAAAATAaagtgtgtgggggggtgggtggtcCTTGCCATGTCCTGTCCCCTCACAACCAGCCAGAGCCAAGCCACTGGCAACCGCCGATccttcacctgctgctgccccagcaacTTAACAGACACGCATTTAACTTAGCGGGGCAGTAACAGGaataaagttttatttgtaGAAGAGAGCAGTTTGCCAGGTAAAGTCTTACGAATCACACAATCAGAACAGCACAGTAACATAAAGCCTTTACCAAAATTCATAATTATTTGCACCGGAGCCCAGTTTTGGATGGTAGTCAATTTTCCAGAGAAGATGCTACAAACTCCGTATAAGTTTTTCTCTCTGAATATAAGTTTAGTTTTGCAAACAAGAGCTGCCAGTTAGAGAAGTATTTTGCTCCAGTGCTTTGTTTCTAACGGTTTATCGGTAAAGCTCTTCTCTTGCAATCCCGGGTTATGATTTTTTGATAGCACATCCAGAAGGAACACGGGTCCGATGTCCACCAAGAGAAAGCCATCAGCACCCTGGGAAGTGCCAGCGGCCTTAGAATTCTAAGCGCGCTGCGGGCCGCAGCCACCGGGGCAGGGCGCGGAGCACCGGCCGGGCAGACGCCGGGGGCGTGACCGGCCGCACCGGCCGCGGGCCCCGGGGAAGGCTCGCTGCGCTTTGAAAGTTTCCTGCCCCGTGAGCCCGGCCGGAGCCGCAGCGCTCGGTTCCTCCCCCGGGGCGCGAGCGAGGCGGCGGAGGAGACTCGGCCACGCCGGCAAGGGAGCGACCTGCGGCGGGgagggccggggccgggcccgcccctGCTCGGAGCGCACCCGGTGGCGCCCCTCCCGCCCGCGGCCGGCGGCCGGTCCCCGTCGCGCCGCGCGGCCGCCCGCGCCCTTCCAGCCTTCCCCGCCCAGGCGCGAAGCGGGGCCGCAGCGGcgggccgccccccgggcccccgGCCGGGTTTCGCCGCTCCCGGCCGCCCGGCCTGCCGCGGGCCtcgccgctccgctccccgtCCCCGCCGCGCCGTCCCGGCCCCGCGCGGTgccgccgcgccccggcgcTCCTACCTgcgcggtgcggtgcggtgcgggcGGCTGTTCGGCACCTGCTCCCGCGCCCGCGCCCGCGCCGCCTAACAAAAGCGGCGGCGTCAGGTGGCGGCGGGCGGACTGCGCGGCCattggcggcggcggcgcgcggcgggCGCCGGTTGGGCCGGGCGCGGCGGAGGCGGGCGCGGGGCGCTGACGCCAGCGCGGGGCCGGTGGGGAGGCGGGGCCGCGCCCCGCGCCGTCTTTGTGCTcgccggcagccccggcagcgccgccgcctcccgccgcctTCGTCAGCCccgcgcggcgcggcgggcggctccgcaccgcaccgcaccgcaccgctcCACAGCGCTCCGCTCGGCCCCGCaccgccctgccccgccccgccgcgctccgcgCCGCGCTATGAGTGCCGGCGCTCCCGTGCCTCCTCGCCGCCGCTTCCCACCCGGCGGGGCGCTCTCGGCCCCGCTCTGAAAGCGCGGCCGGGCAGGGAGCGAGCGGAGCGGAGCCCAGACGTGCCGcccggcgcggagcggcgcggagcgAAGGGAGCGCGGCGCCATGCggggcccggggctggggctggggctggggctgctgctgggcgcGGCGTGGCTGGCGTGCGGGCAGAACGAGACGGAGCCCATCGTGCTGGAGGGGAAGTGCCTCGTGGTGTGCGACTCCAACCCCACCTCCGACCCCACCGGCACGGCGCTCGGCATCTCCGTGCGCTCCGGCAGCGCCAAGGTCGCCTTCTCCGCCATCCGCAGCACCAACCACGAGCCCTCCGAGATGAGCAACCGCACCATGATCATCTACTTCGACCAGGTGGGGCGGGCGCAGCGGGGCTCCGGGCGCGCCGCCGCGGGAGAAGTTGCCGGGGACagtggcggggccgggccggggacgcgccgccccgcggggcccggcACGGGGGACGGGGGTGGGCGCTGGGGaccgggggcggccgcggggcagcggggctgggcggcggcgggggccccGCCGAGGTGCTGACGGTGCCCTTCCCTTCCAGGTACTAGTGAATATCGGCAGCAACTTCGACTCGGAGCGGAGCACTTTCATCTCGCCCAGGAAAGGCATTTACAGTTTCAATTTTCACGTGGTGAAAGTGTACAACAGGCAAACCATCCAGGTCAGCCGCCAGCGCCGCGCTCCGCGGGCACGGCGGGAGGGAGCGGCCCGGGtccgcggcccggcgggggcgggcggcggggcgggcacctgccccccggccgccgccgggaGCACCGACCTCCCGGCGCTTCCCCGCCCGAGGGGACGGAGCCCAGAGGGCCGCGCAGCCCCCTGGGCctccgcccggccccggcccgcctaAGCCGTCCCGGGACGGGAGGGCAGGGCCCGCGGGCTGCCCCGAGCCGAGCGGCGCGTCCCTGCGCGGAGCCCTGGGTGCCGCGGCCCCCGTGGGCTGGACGCCCACGCCCGGGTGGCAGAAGCCTTCCGATGGATCTGGGGGACAGGGAGGCGGCCACGGCACGGATACTGTAATGAATATAGCTCCGTGGGTATGCGGCTGCCCTATACGCGCCATTTGTCTGTGGTTCAGTGCATACGCGCCTCCAGGTAGGGACGATAAATTACCGGCCCGAAGCCAGGTAGCACGACCTAGATGGGAAATGTGTCTGCGCAGCGATGCACGTTGCAAAGGTGAATGCACAGCTGTATAGCACCCTTCTGGTGTAAGCGGCTTCACACACCTGGGTTGGGCAGGTAGTGCATTATTAATGTGGGGTATGCAGTCCCGGGATCATTAATGTGAGCCAAGCGGAGCTTATTGACTGTACCGTGGCATATTGTCTTTGCCGCCTAACAAAGGAAAACTACCTCTTGAATACACTTCAAACGCTCTGACTCTGGCggctgtggctctgctcctCGCTGTCTCTGAGGTTTCGCATAAAGCCATCTTTCAATAAGTACGAGCAGACCTCTTTTCATAGCCTGAAAACACAGGCACCCTATTGAAATCTTCAAAATAGGATCAATGTCCTGTTTTATATGCACCGGGTGTTTTGATGTGTTTGTCTAAAACAGCAGTGAAAGGCTTCTTCCTTTGGAGTACATACCTTAGCTGGGTTCAGATTGATACTTCATTTTTATGGGGCTGGAGTTTCAGCTGTCAAAAGAGGCCTTTTCTTAACTAAGCGTTTCGCCTGCCAGGCGAGCCCCAGCGGTGTCGTTTTCTGACTCTAATTGACGGAGAGCTTTGTTTTATCTTGCTCTTTAGGTGAGTTTGATGCTAAATGGGTGGCCAGTGatttctgcctttgcaggggACCAAGATGTGACCCGAGAAGCTGCTAGCAATGGAGTCCTGATTCAGATGGAAAAAGGAGACAGAGCTTATCTAAAACTGGAGAGAGGAAACTTGATGGGTGGCTGGAAGTATTCAACATTCTCTGGATTTCTAGTGTTCCCGCTTTAAATCACTTCTCGTCCAAGGAAAGGGAGAGATCTCGTACAAATTCCTGAGTCCTAGCTGGGTTTAAAGAGTCGTGGACAGCAGACTTTTTACATTCAAATATTAAAGAAGCTAAATCCTGCTTAGGTTTGTGTACACCTGCTTTGAAGAATTActacttatttttcttgtgttgcagCCAACAGGCGGGAGACACTATAATTGATCAAATCCCCATTTatattcttctctctcctcccacaAAATTAGTTCCCATCTCCGTGTCACTGGTGTAATCTGCCATTGTTCCCCCATGGTTTCTGCCACAGACGAGTAGACTTTAGATATTTCCATTGTCCTTTACAGCatattttgtagttttgtttttaaaacatgttaatCTTGACTCTTTCTCTGagtttaacttttaaaaacaacaaaaaacaaaaagcaaagtatttttgaataCATGGATGCCATGATGGAAGGGAAAATGCAATTCTTGCTGTGTACTGgctggcaaaaggaaaaatttctaCATGAAGAACTATTCACAGCCAAGGCTGACCAGAGTATTTCAATATTTCTATGTAATTCTGAGTGATTGTGAAATTTAAGGCTGCTAAATGTTTTGATGCTTGTTTTGCTCTTGTACAATGTGGCCCAACTAAACGCCAGGAAGTATATTGAACTTTTACTATTACTCTGTAATATATGTGTGAATATcgaaaattaatttttgctttaattcaATAAAGTTTAAATgggacttttatttttcttaaccGGAAATAAGGTTTCTCAAtagagggaggcagggggagaaggCTCGGCGTGGCCCCGGGGCTGCGGCAGTGGGGAAGGACCGTggcggggggtcccgggggcGGCCGCAGggccccgcgcagcccccgcctGCCCTGCGCGGGGCCCCGCCGGTCAGCGCGGGCGCGCAACCCCCGCGGGCGGTGCCGGCAGCCCGAGCGGATCGTCGCTAGGAGGTTTCCCGCCGCCTCTTCTATCCGCTTCTTTATAGCATTTATCTGTATTATATTCTATAAACCAGATCGCATTTTATACGGCCGTCTAAAAATACCTGACAATGTATACTTTGATGCTAGTATTATTTATTTGCTAGTATTATTTTGTTTACGGTCTTTTAAAGATGTAAATGCTATAATTTTGCAGTACTCAAAAGAGATTACTACTTTTATTAAAAGGTGCGTACGAGGATTTCGATTGTATCTAAACTTTAATGTCAAACAAACCGGTGAAACGACCCCCCGGGCTGCgcgcggccgccccgcgccctgGCTGCGGCACCGGCCGAGTCGCACGAGCCCCCGGCTCCGGGAGGGATTTAATGAGCCCcgaggggggaggggagggttaACACGAGCACAATAAGCAGCGCTCCTCGCTTTATTCACAGGTTGTGCCCTGGGAAGGGGCCGGCAGGGCCGCCTCACGGGCCCGGCCCTCCGCGCCGCGTTgcgcgggggcggccggcggggagcggagcggggccggcccgggctCTGCCTAcgccgggggcggccgcggcaCCGCCGGTCCAGGCGAGAGGCACCAGCCGCGCGTCAGCACCTGCCCCTCAGTCGCCTGCGGGGCCAGAACGCCCTGTCCCCCCCGCGGCTGCCGACTGGCGCACGTCGCGATTCGTGGCCGCGCAGCAGCGGGGAAGGCGCGGGCCGGCCCCGCCAGCCGCCCGCCGGGAGCCCGGCACCTGCGGCCGCGGGCCAGGAGCCGGGCGGGGAAACGGCTGAGATTCACGAAGAAGGGTTTAATAACGGGCTGCCTTCACCTGGAGTTATAACCTGCTCGAGACAGCCCGCACCTCGGGTCCTCCGGGCTGCAGGCTCCCCTCTCAGTACCAGGCACTTTAATGCGactttcccctgcagcctgcccgggctgccgccccccgcccggccccgccgccccggcagCGCT
This region includes:
- the CBLN1 gene encoding cerebellin-1, encoding MRGPGLGLGLGLLLGAAWLACGQNETEPIVLEGKCLVVCDSNPTSDPTGTALGISVRSGSAKVAFSAIRSTNHEPSEMSNRTMIIYFDQVLVNIGSNFDSERSTFISPRKGIYSFNFHVVKVYNRQTIQVSLMLNGWPVISAFAGDQDVTREAASNGVLIQMEKGDRAYLKLERGNLMGGWKYSTFSGFLVFPL